From the genome of Chloroherpetonaceae bacterium:
TCAGTATCTACAGCAAGCGGCCCTTGCGATTGCCAATTGCCTGTGGTGCGCGTTGCAATCTTGAGCGTTGCGTTGTTGTCGCTAACCTGCACGGCATCATCGCTGTTGATGGCCATATCCAAGACTTGCGAGAGCACAAGACTGCCTGAACCTGTGTTTTGAAATTCATAATAGCGCAGGTCAGAGACTTTCACGAGCGGAAAGGTGGATAGCGCAAGCGAATTGCCAGAGCCTGTGATAAGCGCGCCGCGCAGTATTGTGCCGCTCGCAGATTGTCCGAGCAACGAAATCGGGCGGTATGTGGTCGCATCGCCTAAGGGATAGAGGCGCGAGACGATGGCAGAGTTGTCAAACGCACGTGCGAGCCGATTGTTGATAAAACCATTAGTGCGCTGCACAGCAGCAGGCAGCGGGTTGGTAACAGACGCTAAGAAAACGCCTGTGTTCAACACGCCGCTGCTAAGTTGCAACGTGTTAAGAATGGTTGGGCTGCCTGTGAGCGTGGCGCCATCAGCGTCATTAAGGTCAAAGTTCGTAAAGGTCGCACCGCTCACTTGCACCGTAGCAGGCGCATTTTGAACGAGGATTTTACCAGTTGAAGCTAATGCCGAGCCAGTGCCCGTGATGTTGCCACGCACCTCAACAGTGAGTGTGCCAATGTCCAGTGTAGTACTGGCACCCAGCGACAGCGCTGGTTGCGAGGCGCTTGCTGTGAGCGTTATTGCAGTCGCATCAAGCGTCTTTGTGCCAGAGCCAGCCGTAGCCAGACGGTTTGCTGTTGTAATCGCAGGCAATGTGCTTTGTGCAAGAAAACCCGTAATCTGATTGCCCAAGCGATTAAACACATAGCTAGCGCCTGCATTGTAGGTTACTGTGCCGTTGGCGCGAATCGAGCCATTCAGTGTGCTCGAGTTGTCGCCATTGACGCCTTTTTCATGTGCCGTGATAAGCGTTGCACCCGAGTTCAGTGTGAAATTTGCTGTGCCAGCGTAGCTTGTAAGAAAGCGTGTTTCGCCAAATTCAATCGTGCCATTCACTGTAATCGTGCCTGTATTGCCTGTGCGCAGATTAGCATTGATGACGCGCAGCGTCCCGCCTGAGCTGACCGTGAGATTCCATACATCAACATGACCAGTTGAGCCTGAAAGTGTCGTAGTGCCGTCAATAACAAAATTCATTGTGTTACCAAAGCTGGGGTTGGCGTTCATAAAGCCGTTGTTGACAATGGAGCCGTCTGCGCCTGTCATCGTAACGGTTCGGTTGCCTGAGACTGTAAGCTGGCAGCCGCCTTCGGTGCGCAAACTGTGTTGAATGGTGAGGTTATTTGTAATCGTGGTGGTTTGGTTGTCAGCAGTGGTCGCGTCGAAGAAAGTCGTGCCGTAGTCCGCGATGTTGTCGCTGACGCGCTGATTGATGTAGCAGAAGCGCGAGAAAGGCGGTGTGCTGGAGCCGCTGTTGGTGTTCGCAATATCAAAGTAAAGCCGTCCCGTAAGGTCAAGTTTGTTGGAAAAATCATTATCCAGCGCAAAGCGAGAAAGACCGCCGTAAGGGTCGCCACCGTTGAGGTAGAAAAAGACGCGAAACGAGGTCGGCCTGCCGCCCATTAGCGACCACGCAATCGCAATTTCTTGCACATTGCCCGACGTGGTTTTCTGAATGCTGGAGCTGTTGTCGACATTAGCGTTCCAGCCGCCAGAGCCATCGTGCGTGCGGTGTTGATGGTAGCCATTGCGAATGAAGGCGGCGAAATTGGCGCGGAAAGGCAAGCGACCGTAGTTATTGCCATCAAAGTTGCCGATGCCACCCAGTGCGCCGTTGGCATTTGTGCCACCGTTAGCGGGCGTTTGTGGGTCGGTGTCAATGTAAAGCACAAGTTCGTCGGTGTTAGCGTTGCCGTTTGCGTTAACGGCGATGTAGAGGTTGTTATCGTCCCACGCCATATACCAATCGCGCGCACCATCGTTCCATCGGTTTGCACCGTTGGTATGGTCGCCGTATTCGCCGGGCGAAATTACGCCATCGCGCGTAGGCGGCGTAGAGAGAAACGAGAAAGTCGAGAAGTCACCGCCAATCGCAAACTCGGAAAAAGAGGTCAGCCCAGAGACACGCAGCACGTTTTCGCGCGGGTAAGAAATCGTAACACTCGTGCCGTTAGCGGCGCTCGTCCAAGGCTCGGAGCTATTGTTTCGCTTTAGCACGACAAGACTGCGTGGGTCAGAGATACCCGGCAGACCGCTAATGTCAAGTTCAATGTCATATTGATAGCCGTTCAAGCCTGAGGGCGTGATTTGCCAGTATCTTGGAGCGATGTTCTTGACGACCACAGTGCCTTTCGGCGAAATGCCACTCAGTGGCAAGCCGCTATTAGGATTTGGTGGCAAACTGTTTTGCATATTGAAAAGCAGATTGCCTGCGTCGTTTGAGGGTTGCGTAAAGATGACCGTAGCTTGCCGATTGTTTGATGCAGCAGCGACAAAAGCACCTGTGGTGTTTGCAGGAATCGGCACGGTGGCGCTACCTGTTGCAGGCACAAGTTGAATCGCAACGGTGGCGCTGTCAAGCGAAAATTGGCTGCTGGTCTTACCCCATGCAGAGATGTAGTTCAGAGAAAGCGGCGTAACTGTGACCGTGTTCGGTGAGTTAGGTGAGAGGTTGTCGAAAATCGTGCCGTCGGTAGGCGAAGAGGGTGCGGAGTTTTGCTTGACGACCGCACGATTGAGCGTTGCCGCACCTTCTACGATGAATTCAAACTGATTATCGCTGAGGCGTTTGACCGCAACGCGCCCAGGCGAGTAGGGCATGGGGTTAGCCATCGTGTTGACGACTTGCGGAGCGCGGTAAGTGGCGCGCACATAGACGCGCTGCCCGATGGCATTCACCGACGTATTGCGAATGCGAATGGTGTGCCAGTCCGTAACCGTCGGCGTGAAATTGACATTGAGGTTGCTTGCACCATTTGCGCTGAAGACAAGCGTTTGATTGCGAAAAACGGCAATCGTGATGTCCTGCGGCGTCGAACTGGTTTGAAAAACGCGCAGGTTAATTGGCTGACCAGCTTCAGGGTAGATATTGCCGACCGTGCGCCAAGCAGTGGAGTTGGTAGGCAATGCACCGCCTTGCATCAGAGAACGTGGGTGGCTATCGCCTAAGTCGTCTGCCATTTCCCACTCTTGCGCGATATTTTTGGGCGTGGGCGAAAAGGGCGCATCGAAGTTCGCTTGTTCGCTCACTGGCGCCCAAACGGCGTAACCACGTCGTCGCGTCGGACCAACTGGTCCAGTGATAGGCGCTGTAAGGTCGCATGGTGGAATGTGAATTAGCACACGGTTGTATAAGCCACCACTAGGCGGTTGCACCGTAACTGTGAAGCCGTAGGTGCCACCGTAATCTTTTAGCACTGTCCCAACCGGGAAAGAAGTGGCGACCCAGACGCGCTGCTCGACATTCCAACTATCGGTTGCACCAATCAGTGCACGACCGCCGCGCTCAAAGACAATACCGTCTTGCAAGTTGCCTTGCAAAAAAGAAGGAGCGTCGTTGCCGGTTTCAGCAGTGCGCACAAAGTATGGGCCGCTTTTGAACTGCAGTTTCTGGTGGCAACGAATGAGGTTTGCAATGTCATCGCGCACGGGTAGCGATGATGGATTGTTCGGAAAATGCGTGTAGCGAATACCGCCTGAGCCAATGTCAAAGAGATCTTCAAAGAAAACTTGCGGCGAGCCATCAACGGCGAAAATGATGGCGTAAGCGGGCGCAAGGCGCGGCTCTCGCGGATCAATGTTGCGCCCAAGTTCGCTGCTACTGGTCCAGTTTCCAGAGGGGTAATCGCCATTAGGTTGCAGGGGTGGTCGGAACGTATCGTGATTGTTGACGAACGGCACGGTGCGACCGCGATTGTCTTGCTGCAGGCTGGGAATCGTGCTCATATCAAATGCGCCCAGCGCATAGACCATACCAACCAAGCCATCCGTGCTGAAACCACGCAAACTGAAATCGAAGGTGCCCGCGCGGTTATCGACGCCGCCTAAGTTGCGGCTTGTGCCTGACAGTCCGCCTTCCAAGACGCTTTCGGGTGCAGGCGGTGCGCCAGCCCATGCGTCCAGTTCCGACTTGCCGCCCACCCATTCGCCAATCGAGAGAATGTCCCAACCAAGCGGCGAACTGCCGTTCACGCCTTGCGTAATGTCGCCACTTGGACTAGCGACATGCCAAACGAAATCGTGCACCACATGCGGCTCAAAGTGCTTGACCGCATCGAAGCGATAGCCATCAATACCGATTTGCTTTGTGTGCCAGATAAACCAACGGCGCAGTTCGTTACGCATATAGTTCGAGGACTGCGGCGGATTAAACACCAGCGGATTGCCTATTGGCAGCGACGATTGTCCGTAAGCACGTGGGTCATAGCAGATGTCAGGGCCAAAGAAAGCGGAGGTTACGTCATTGAGAGAGCTGCCCGGGTTGCCGCCAAAGCCTCGCCAAGGATTGGGGTGAAAGTTTATCCAGTTTTTGGGAAACCGCCCGCGCCGACCAATGTAGTCCACTGAATCGCCTGCAAACTGTGGGGTGGCAAATGAGGTGTAACGGAAAATCTTGTATTGGTCGTCTTGCGCTTGTGGGTCTCGCACTTGCGCACCAATGATGTGGTTAAGAACAATATCCTGCACAACTTCAATACCGTTGGCATGGAGCACAGCAGCCATACGCAATAGTTCATCCTTCGTGCCCATTCGGGTGCGCACATTGCCCTTCTGAAACTTATCGCCGAGGTCGTAGTGGTCAAAAGGAGCGTAACCGACAGAAGTTGGGCCCCCTTCATTTTTAATGGTCGGTGGAATCCAAACCGCATCAATACCAAGCTCACGCAGGCGTGGGGCAAGGTCAGCAAGGTAATTTGCCCATGCGAAAGGATAATTGTTGTTCCAATAATCCCACCAAAAACCTTGAAGCACCACACGCTTGGTGGTCTGAGACCAAAGAATTGAAGGAAGTGTGAAGAGGCAGGCAAGCATCACAAGGAACAGGGTAATACACTTGCCAGCACGGTGCTGACGTGGTAAGACTATTGTCATAGTTTTTTGTGTCCTCCTTTGTGTCAGAGTGGCTACTTTCTTCGATTGGCAGCAGTGAATGTACTTAGCGGCGTAAAGTAAGCTGCTCAAATTTAAGCAGTTAGCAGATTATTTCAATGTGAGCAGCATAGCAAATCAGGCTGCCTAAGAAGCTCAGCAAAAAGCTGCAGGCGCTCTTAGCATCTTTCGCTAAATTTGCGCAGTGCAACACAAGGTTTATTCCCATTACAATGCGGACACTTGCAGAGCTGAAAGACACACACCCACTCGTTTATCAGTACTTCTCAAGCCTTGAACAAGGCGAGTTTTGGATTCGTCGCATCCAAGAAATCGATGCGTATTGGTCACAGATTGGTCATGCCGATGTGCCAGAAGTGATTTTTGATGGCGCAAAGTTGCCGAAAGACATTGAGATAGCAGGTGAATATGAAATCATCTATGCAGGTGCCACATTAGGGCTACTCCATGCGGCAGCTATGGCATATTTACACAATCGCTCTGTGCTGGTGATAGATAAATACACGCCCGCTAAAACGCATCGTGATTGGAACATTTCTTTGCGCGAGCTGCTGCGCCTCGATAAAATGGGACTGATTTCACAAGCTGAAGCGGAGCGTGCAATTACTGCGCACTACAGAACAGGCTTTGTTGAATTTGCTGCTCGTCAAGACCGAAAGCGCCTGTATATGACAGGTGTGCTCGATTGCGCGGTTGAATCCGACGTCATTTTAGACTTGGCGCTCAAACGAGTGCTAAGCCACCCAAAAAGCGGCGTCTTGGGGCACACGCGTTTCAAGCGCGTCTTTAAGCTCGAGGAGGGAGTCGTGGTAGAAGTCGAGCGGGAGGGACAGCGTGCGTATTTCAAGGCAAAGATGCTGGTCGATACAATGGGGATTCTCTCGCCGATTGCAATGCAACTGAACCACGGCCTGCCACAGACGCACTGTTGCCCCACCGTTGGCACGCTCTCCAGTGGCTTAGAAAATATTGACTACGACGTAGGCGAAATTTTAGTCTCAACGGAGCCAGCCGATTTTTCACACGGCAGCGGTCGCCAACTCATTTGGGAGGGGTTTCCTGCCAGCCGCACTGAATTTACTTCCTACCTTTTTTTCTACGACCGTATTGATTCCGATAACGATAAGTCGCTCCTTAACCTCTTCGAAGTGTATTTTGAAAAACTGCCAAGCTACAAACCGATTGGCAGGAATTTCAAAATTCATAAGCCCGTTTTCGGTATTATTCCAGCCTACCACCACCATGGCTTTGGCAAAACGCGAGTGACAGCCGATGACCGCATTGTGCTCTTTGGCGATGCGGCGTCACTGTCGTCACCTTTGACCTTCTGTGGGTTTGGCTCAATGGTGCGCAACTTGGAACGCACCACTGTGGCACTGGCTGCAGCCTTAGAACGCAATGCTCTCAGTCGCAACGACTTAGAGCCTATCAATGCCTTTGAGCCAAATGTGGCAATTATGTCGAACCTAATGAAGTTTATGTGCTTTGATGCGCGCACCGACGAACCGAACTTTGTCAATGAACTGATGAATGAAATTATGAAAGTGCTGGACGCACTGCCAGAGCGCTACCGCGAATCACTCTTTCGTGATGAAATGACACTGTCAGATTTCACCACGCTGATTTTGACAGTGGGAGTGAAGTATCCGAAAATCTTTCCTATCACTTACCAGAAACTCGGCATTTCGGGAAGTCTGTCGTGGCTGCAGAACTGGGCAGGGTGGGCATTTTCAGCGCTGAAAAAAGCAGAACCTGTTCGGTAATGCCAGCGCAGTGCAAAGTGCTGTGGTGGACAGGCGTGCTGGCGGTAGCGGTCATCGGTTGCCGCACCACAAGCGACACCCATGCGCCAAAGACAACGTCGCCTGAAGTCAAGCTATCACACACACTCGACTCGATTTGCAAAGCCTATCAGGTGGTGGGAATGAGTGTCGCACTGGTCAGCGATACGGCGTTCCTCTATGCCCACAGCTGGGGACAAGCGCAATTAGGCGCCGCTCGACCGATGACCGATAGCACCTTTGCCCGCGTGGCATCGGTCTCCAAAGTGCTCACTGCACTGGCTGTGATGCAACTCTACGAGCAAGGCAAGTTTTCACTCGAGGACGACATTTCACCTGCACTTGGATTTCAGTTGCGTAACCCCAACTTTCCTGATAAGCCGATTACTTACCGACAGCTATTGCAACACACATCCAGCTTGGAAAGCGATGAAGCAATGCCAGCGCCGTATTATGTGCTCTGGCGCGACCCTACACTGCGTCTGAGTGATGTACTTTCTTCGCACGGAGCGCGATACAACGATTCCGTCTATCGGTCGCTCTGGTCAAAACACCCACCAGGCACACGCTTTGCCTACTCCAACTTGGGCTATGCACTGCTTGGCACATTGGTCGAGCGCCATTCAGGCAAGCGCTTTGACCAATACTGCACAGAGCACATCTTTGCCCCGCTGGGGCTGAAAGCGAGTTTCAATGTGATGGATATTCCAACTGAGCAACTTGCCTATCCCTACCGTGAAGTGCAGGGTAGATGGATGGCACAAGCCGATAGTGTGCGTCCCATCTTCCCGCTTGAACGGTATGAAGTGGGGTCAAATGCATTGCTCTTTTCTCCCCAAGGTGGTTTGCGCATCAGCATAAAAGAACTGGGGCGGTTGGTTCAGTTATTCCTGAACAGCGGTCAGTTAGGCAAGGTGCGCCTTGTGTCTGAGCAGGCACTGCGCATAATGGAGCAAAATCCACTGAGCACAAGCGATGCACTATTCGGAAAATATGCCCTCGGTTTGTGCTATGCAGATAGCCTTTGGAAAGGTGTAGAACTCATCGGGCACTCGGGACAAGCCTACGGACTTCTAAGCGGCTTTTACTACAATCGCCCGCAGCGCCTTGGTGTGACGATGCTCATCACTGGCTCACGCTATCGTGCTACAGGGAGCGCATTCTACGATGTGGAACTGGCGATTTACGACGCGCTCTATCACTACCTCAT
Proteins encoded in this window:
- a CDS encoding T9SS type A sorting domain-containing protein translates to MTIVLPRQHRAGKCITLFLVMLACLFTLPSILWSQTTKRVVLQGFWWDYWNNNYPFAWANYLADLAPRLRELGIDAVWIPPTIKNEGGPTSVGYAPFDHYDLGDKFQKGNVRTRMGTKDELLRMAAVLHANGIEVVQDIVLNHIIGAQVRDPQAQDDQYKIFRYTSFATPQFAGDSVDYIGRRGRFPKNWINFHPNPWRGFGGNPGSSLNDVTSAFFGPDICYDPRAYGQSSLPIGNPLVFNPPQSSNYMRNELRRWFIWHTKQIGIDGYRFDAVKHFEPHVVHDFVWHVASPSGDITQGVNGSSPLGWDILSIGEWVGGKSELDAWAGAPPAPESVLEGGLSGTSRNLGGVDNRAGTFDFSLRGFSTDGLVGMVYALGAFDMSTIPSLQQDNRGRTVPFVNNHDTFRPPLQPNGDYPSGNWTSSSELGRNIDPREPRLAPAYAIIFAVDGSPQVFFEDLFDIGSGGIRYTHFPNNPSSLPVRDDIANLIRCHQKLQFKSGPYFVRTAETGNDAPSFLQGNLQDGIVFERGGRALIGATDSWNVEQRVWVATSFPVGTVLKDYGGTYGFTVTVQPPSGGLYNRVLIHIPPCDLTAPITGPVGPTRRRGYAVWAPVSEQANFDAPFSPTPKNIAQEWEMADDLGDSHPRSLMQGGALPTNSTAWRTVGNIYPEAGQPINLRVFQTSSTPQDITIAVFRNQTLVFSANGASNLNVNFTPTVTDWHTIRIRNTSVNAIGQRVYVRATYRAPQVVNTMANPMPYSPGRVAVKRLSDNQFEFIVEGAATLNRAVVKQNSAPSSPTDGTIFDNLSPNSPNTVTVTPLSLNYISAWGKTSSQFSLDSATVAIQLVPATGSATVPIPANTTGAFVAAASNNRQATVIFTQPSNDAGNLLFNMQNSLPPNPNSGLPLSGISPKGTVVVKNIAPRYWQITPSGLNGYQYDIELDISGLPGISDPRSLVVLKRNNSSEPWTSAANGTSVTISYPRENVLRVSGLTSFSEFAIGGDFSTFSFLSTPPTRDGVISPGEYGDHTNGANRWNDGARDWYMAWDDNNLYIAVNANGNANTDELVLYIDTDPQTPANGGTNANGALGGIGNFDGNNYGRLPFRANFAAFIRNGYHQHRTHDGSGGWNANVDNSSSIQKTTSGNVQEIAIAWSLMGGRPTSFRVFFYLNGGDPYGGLSRFALDNDFSNKLDLTGRLYFDIANTNSGSSTPPFSRFCYINQRVSDNIADYGTTFFDATTADNQTTTITNNLTIQHSLRTEGGCQLTVSGNRTVTMTGADGSIVNNGFMNANPSFGNTMNFVIDGTTTLSGSTGHVDVWNLTVSSGGTLRVINANLRTGNTGTITVNGTIEFGETRFLTSYAGTANFTLNSGATLITAHEKGVNGDNSSTLNGSIRANGTVTYNAGASYVFNRLGNQITGFLAQSTLPAITTANRLATAGSGTKTLDATAITLTASASQPALSLGASTTLDIGTLTVEVRGNITGTGSALASTGKILVQNAPATVQVSGATFTNFDLNDADGATLTGSPTILNTLQLSSGVLNTGVFLASVTNPLPAAVQRTNGFINNRLARAFDNSAIVSRLYPLGDATTYRPISLLGQSASGTILRGALITGSGNSLALSTFPLVKVSDLRYYEFQNTGSGSLVLSQVLDMAINSDDAVQVSDNNATLKIATRTTGNWQSQGPLAVDTDPLPVLTGFNSLIFNTTLAASENFFVALGTENASDNPLPVSLSAFVAKPLGRRVELSWRTESELNNAGFVLLRNGEPIADYRERSELRGLGTAPVGKEYKFIDETAAPNQTHRYALRSVDYDGTVHDYAYTVEILLDVPDRYSLMQNYPNPFNPETTLRYELAESGDVKLEVFDVLGRKVATLVNSWQEAGRYAIQFNAAQYGLSSGVYFYRLVAGKFVETKKMLLRK
- a CDS encoding beta-lactamase family protein, whose translation is MPAQCKVLWWTGVLAVAVIGCRTTSDTHAPKTTSPEVKLSHTLDSICKAYQVVGMSVALVSDTAFLYAHSWGQAQLGAARPMTDSTFARVASVSKVLTALAVMQLYEQGKFSLEDDISPALGFQLRNPNFPDKPITYRQLLQHTSSLESDEAMPAPYYVLWRDPTLRLSDVLSSHGARYNDSVYRSLWSKHPPGTRFAYSNLGYALLGTLVERHSGKRFDQYCTEHIFAPLGLKASFNVMDIPTEQLAYPYREVQGRWMAQADSVRPIFPLERYEVGSNALLFSPQGGLRISIKELGRLVQLFLNSGQLGKVRLVSEQALRIMEQNPLSTSDALFGKYALGLCYADSLWKGVELIGHSGQAYGLLSGFYYNRPQRLGVTMLITGSRYRATGSAFYDVELAIYDALYHYLIEKGKIAPLHR